TGCCAATCCACTTTAGCCCCTGCATCATTTCTTTCTGATTCCCAAGCCGCTACTTCTCTTTTCATCTCAGTAATGTTTTCAATTCTTCGTGACAAACACTGCTGGC
This region of bacterium genomic DNA includes:
- a CDS encoding IS630 family transposase, whose product is QQCLSRRIENITEMKREVAAWESERNDAGAKVDWQFTTPDARIKLKRLYPSIK